The following coding sequences lie in one Synechococcus sp. PCC 7336 genomic window:
- a CDS encoding DUF1643 domain-containing protein, with translation MRSPAPTLRGDRAMQMGAEFDATGQYRYTLWREWDGSQPRVGFVMLNPSTADATADDPTIRRCMGFARRWGCGSVEVVNLFAYRATRPQLLQQAIEPVGLDNDRQILAASRRVSWLVLAWGNFGSWLGRDRAVVALLNSVNCYCLGLNRTGSPKHPLYLPNRTQLISFHSLL, from the coding sequence GTGCGATCGCCTGCGCCGACTTTGAGGGGCGATCGCGCTATGCAGATGGGGGCAGAATTTGACGCGACCGGTCAATATCGCTATACCCTCTGGCGGGAATGGGACGGTAGTCAGCCTCGGGTGGGGTTTGTCATGCTCAATCCCAGCACGGCGGATGCAACCGCAGACGACCCAACCATTCGGCGCTGTATGGGCTTTGCCCGACGGTGGGGGTGTGGCTCGGTGGAGGTGGTGAATTTGTTTGCCTATCGAGCGACTCGTCCCCAACTGTTGCAACAGGCGATCGAGCCGGTTGGGTTGGATAACGATCGCCAGATTCTTGCGGCCAGTCGGCGGGTCAGTTGGCTCGTGCTGGCTTGGGGAAATTTTGGCAGTTGGTTGGGACGCGATCGCGCTGTTGTCGCGCTGCTCAACTCTGTCAATTGTTACTGTTTGGGCCTCAATCGCACGGGCTCTCCCAAACACCCTCTCTATCTGCCCAATCGGACTCAACTAATTTCCTTCCATTCACTTCTTTGA